The following are encoded in a window of Haloarcula halophila genomic DNA:
- a CDS encoding methyl-accepting chemotaxis protein, which translates to MAKSDLDSGELASDADIDDDIDADIEDDVAENIDRQAGYDHEQASEIQTLIAELENSSVDIAEETDDIREQAAEQYEAISEVASEVSNLSASVEEIASSSEEVSAATREATQLAERGQDNAEDVHAAMERIQSAAGSVAQDVQTIQESVEEIDEIVEVINDIADQTNMLALNASIEAARAGEAGEGFAVVADEVKSLAEESQDQAAAIERMIDGIQDDTANAVESLEESNAEIDERIETVEESTEILDEIGDAVTEVNHGIEEVATATDEQAAATEEVASMLDQSTTAAQTIADSTAEIAEEAVGQTDQIAAINRKMDGLVADLQRNN; encoded by the coding sequence ATGGCCAAAAGCGATCTCGATAGCGGAGAGTTGGCGAGCGACGCCGATATCGACGACGACATCGACGCTGATATCGAGGACGACGTCGCCGAGAACATCGATCGCCAGGCAGGCTACGACCACGAGCAGGCCAGCGAGATACAGACACTGATCGCCGAACTGGAGAACTCCTCTGTCGATATCGCCGAGGAGACCGACGACATCCGTGAGCAGGCGGCCGAACAGTACGAGGCGATCTCGGAGGTCGCCAGCGAGGTATCGAACCTCTCGGCCTCCGTCGAGGAGATCGCCTCCTCCTCCGAGGAGGTCTCGGCGGCCACTCGGGAGGCGACGCAACTCGCAGAGCGGGGACAGGACAACGCGGAGGACGTCCACGCGGCCATGGAACGGATCCAGTCGGCCGCCGGGAGCGTCGCCCAGGACGTCCAGACCATCCAGGAGAGCGTCGAGGAGATCGACGAGATCGTCGAGGTGATCAACGACATCGCCGACCAGACGAACATGCTGGCGCTGAACGCATCGATCGAAGCGGCCCGGGCCGGTGAGGCCGGCGAGGGTTTCGCCGTCGTCGCCGACGAGGTCAAATCGCTGGCCGAGGAGTCCCAGGACCAGGCCGCGGCGATCGAGCGGATGATCGACGGCATCCAGGACGACACCGCAAACGCCGTCGAGAGCCTCGAAGAGAGCAACGCCGAGATCGACGAGAGGATCGAGACCGTCGAGGAGTCGACGGAGATCCTCGACGAGATCGGTGACGCGGTTACCGAGGTCAACCACGGGATCGAAGAGGTCGCGACGGCGACCGACGAGCAGGCCGCCGCGACCGAGGAGGTCGCGAGCATGCTCGACCAGTCGACGACCGCCGCCCAGACGATCGCCGACTCGACTGCCGAGATCGCCGAGGAGGCCGTCGGACAGACCGACCAGATCGCGGCGATCAACCGGAAGATGGACGGCCTGGTCGCGGACCTCCAGCGGAACAACTGA
- a CDS encoding carboxypeptidase M32, with the protein MARASEQSSTYEQFLDHVRQLHYVQDANGVLQWDQQVMMPDAGTPARAKQSSAVSTLHHDLLTDERLGEWLDELDEADLGDEQRAVVREVRRDHERAVRVPADLVERISEASSNALPVWKEAKAEDDFSAYAETLEELVDLRREYAEAIDPDRDPYEVLFEEYEPYLGIDTAEDVLTRLRDELVPLIDDIADSDVSLADPFEGTYDDDTQHGLVEEALDVLGYDWDRGRLDTAPHPFSTGTQFDARVTTRFKPDEPLDAVGSTIHEFGHATYTLGLPQEQYGTPLGSNRDLSVHESQSRFWENHVGRSLPFWEFFAGTANDHLGTDATPRAFYEAANEVYDDNLIRVEADELTYHMHIILRFEIERDLIRGDLDVEEVPQVWNDKMEEYLGIRPDTDAEGCLQDIHWTNGAFGYFPTYTLGSVLAAQLNHHVRQDIADFDEQVRAGEFGEIHDWLTDHVHRHGARYTTDDLIQEATGESFTADHFLDYADEKYRALYDC; encoded by the coding sequence ATGGCACGCGCAAGCGAACAGTCCTCCACCTACGAGCAGTTCCTCGATCACGTCCGACAGCTCCACTACGTCCAGGACGCCAACGGTGTCCTCCAGTGGGACCAGCAGGTGATGATGCCCGACGCCGGCACGCCGGCGCGAGCGAAGCAATCCTCGGCGGTCTCGACGCTCCATCACGACCTGCTGACCGACGAGCGACTCGGCGAGTGGCTCGACGAACTCGACGAGGCGGACCTCGGCGACGAACAGCGGGCCGTCGTCCGCGAGGTCCGCCGCGATCACGAGCGTGCGGTTCGGGTCCCAGCCGACCTCGTCGAGCGCATCTCGGAGGCCTCCTCGAACGCCTTGCCCGTCTGGAAGGAGGCCAAGGCCGAGGACGACTTCTCTGCCTACGCCGAGACCCTCGAAGAGCTGGTCGACCTCCGGCGGGAGTACGCCGAGGCGATCGATCCCGACCGGGACCCCTACGAGGTACTGTTCGAGGAGTACGAGCCGTACCTGGGCATCGACACCGCGGAGGACGTACTGACCCGCCTGCGGGACGAACTCGTCCCGCTGATCGACGACATCGCCGACAGCGACGTCTCCCTGGCCGATCCATTCGAGGGAACCTACGACGACGACACCCAGCACGGCCTCGTCGAGGAGGCACTGGACGTGCTGGGCTACGACTGGGACCGCGGCCGCCTGGACACCGCGCCCCATCCGTTCTCGACGGGAACCCAGTTCGACGCCCGCGTCACCACGCGGTTCAAACCCGACGAGCCGCTGGACGCCGTCGGCTCGACCATCCACGAGTTCGGCCATGCCACCTACACGCTGGGGCTACCCCAGGAGCAGTACGGGACCCCGCTTGGCTCGAACCGCGACCTCTCGGTCCACGAGTCCCAGTCGCGGTTCTGGGAGAACCACGTCGGCCGCTCGCTGCCGTTCTGGGAGTTCTTCGCCGGGACGGCCAACGACCACCTCGGAACCGACGCCACGCCCCGTGCGTTCTACGAGGCCGCAAACGAGGTCTACGACGACAACCTCATCCGGGTCGAAGCGGACGAGTTGACCTACCACATGCACATCATCCTCCGGTTCGAGATCGAACGGGATCTCATCCGCGGTGATTTGGACGTCGAGGAGGTCCCACAGGTCTGGAACGACAAGATGGAGGAGTATCTGGGGATCAGGCCCGACACAGACGCCGAGGGCTGTCTCCAGGACATCCACTGGACCAACGGTGCCTTCGGTTACTTCCCGACGTACACGCTGGGGTCGGTACTGGCCGCGCAGTTGAACCACCACGTCCGTCAAGACATCGCCGACTTCGACGAGCAGGTTCGAGCCGGCGAGTTCGGCGAGATCCACGACTGGCTGACCGACCACGTCCACCGCCACGGCGCCCGCTACACGACCGACGACCTGATCCAGGAGGCGACCGGCGAGTCCTTCACCGCCGACCACTTCCTCGACTACGCCGACGAGAAGTACCGCGCGCTGTACGACTGCTGA
- a CDS encoding M20 family metallopeptidase — MDIADLTEELVAIPSHRAGDHDERAAGDFIASWLRERTDATVRRDGAGNVIARKGTGPSLALVGHHDVVPPDDSQIEGDDYAVERRNGRLYGRGTADMKGCVAAAMLAFAAVDPAGELVFASFVGEEQGGIGCRAAIEDGFAPDYAVVGEGSTGYSAAGVTDVAVAHKGRRGSTIVAEGEAAHASEPEAGENAVYRACDAVDVVRDVQFPETAVLGHSLSGSVAVTEIDGGSAWNVVPERCEVTVDERTVPGERAPLERVETVDGVSLRIDQDLPPMACGDAAFADAVQSAAAAAQDGTPEQVVKPHATDAGWLADAGTDCVVVGAAEPGEAHTADESVSIDVLDRCRAIYGRVARMWDGAQN, encoded by the coding sequence ATGGATATCGCGGATCTCACCGAGGAGTTGGTCGCGATCCCGAGCCACCGGGCAGGCGACCACGACGAACGGGCCGCCGGCGACTTCATCGCGTCGTGGCTCCGGGAACGGACCGACGCGACCGTCCGACGCGACGGGGCGGGGAACGTCATCGCCCGGAAGGGAACGGGACCGTCGCTCGCACTCGTGGGTCATCACGACGTGGTCCCGCCGGACGACTCGCAGATCGAGGGCGACGACTACGCCGTCGAGCGCCGTAACGGCCGGCTCTACGGCCGTGGGACCGCCGACATGAAAGGCTGTGTCGCGGCGGCCATGCTCGCCTTCGCCGCGGTCGATCCCGCTGGCGAACTCGTCTTCGCCTCCTTCGTCGGCGAGGAACAGGGTGGCATCGGCTGCCGGGCGGCTATCGAGGACGGGTTCGCGCCCGACTACGCCGTCGTCGGCGAGGGGTCGACTGGCTACTCCGCGGCCGGCGTTACGGACGTGGCCGTCGCCCACAAGGGTCGCCGCGGGTCGACCATCGTCGCCGAGGGGGAGGCTGCCCACGCCAGCGAACCCGAGGCCGGGGAGAACGCCGTCTACCGGGCCTGTGACGCCGTCGACGTAGTCCGTGACGTCCAGTTCCCCGAGACGGCGGTCCTGGGACACTCGCTGTCCGGGAGCGTCGCCGTCACCGAGATTGACGGCGGGTCGGCCTGGAACGTCGTCCCCGAACGCTGCGAGGTGACCGTCGACGAGCGGACCGTCCCCGGTGAGCGGGCACCGCTGGAGCGGGTCGAGACCGTCGACGGAGTCTCGCTGCGGATCGACCAGGACCTCCCGCCGATGGCCTGTGGGGACGCCGCGTTCGCCGATGCCGTCCAGTCGGCGGCCGCCGCCGCGCAGGACGGCACCCCCGAACAGGTCGTCAAACCCCACGCGACCGACGCGGGGTGGCTGGCCGACGCCGGCACCGACTGTGTCGTCGTCGGGGCGGCCGAACCCGGCGAGGCCCACACCGCCGACGAGAGCGTCTCGATCGACGTGCTCGATCGGTGTCGAGCGATCTACGGGCGGGTCGCTCGGATGTGGGACGGCGCACAAAACTGA